Proteins from a single region of Pseudodesulfovibrio portus:
- a CDS encoding ABC transporter permease: MLSINFRMAVSSLSAHKLRAILAMLGVFLGALAFTGVQHVSKIMVRQAEMETEKLGPNLYAVVAGTVRFSPQGDVRVFGRVRNFTLADAQAVIDGVPSVMEGAPFVSVTMAVRGNGNAVNAMVMASLPNYQEIRSFHPEYGRFFTDREVEDRAMVCVLGRAIAERLFGEPEAAVGKRIYMYRASFRVIGVMEAKGADISGTDQDEVLFVPITTYMRRASNQSWVGGVFLRLAKNAGLDEVEASVKAVMRRRHNIDPGEDDDFGALSPRDAVKVQRQALDLMTTLGGITSSISFGVGGLGILSIMILVVRSRRVEIGVRRAVGGRRRDIVRQFLFESGLMAGVGGGLGVAATVLLVVVGCGLADLPVIIDPLSLGVTLFGSCLLGLAAGAYPAWQAARIEILDVLKI, from the coding sequence ATGCTTTCCATCAATTTCCGCATGGCCGTGTCCTCCCTGTCCGCGCACAAGCTGCGCGCCATCCTGGCCATGCTCGGCGTGTTCCTTGGCGCATTGGCCTTTACCGGGGTGCAGCACGTCTCCAAGATCATGGTCCGCCAGGCCGAGATGGAGACCGAAAAGCTCGGGCCCAACCTCTATGCCGTAGTGGCGGGCACGGTCCGGTTCAGCCCGCAGGGCGACGTGCGCGTGTTCGGCAGGGTCAGGAACTTCACCCTGGCCGATGCCCAGGCCGTCATCGACGGAGTCCCGTCCGTCATGGAGGGCGCACCGTTTGTCTCGGTGACCATGGCTGTGCGGGGCAATGGAAACGCCGTCAACGCCATGGTCATGGCCTCCCTGCCCAATTATCAGGAAATTCGCAGTTTTCACCCGGAATACGGGCGGTTCTTCACCGACCGGGAGGTCGAGGACCGGGCCATGGTCTGCGTTCTCGGCCGAGCCATCGCAGAACGGCTGTTCGGCGAGCCCGAGGCAGCCGTCGGGAAACGGATATACATGTACAGGGCCAGTTTCAGGGTGATCGGGGTGATGGAGGCCAAGGGCGCTGACATTTCCGGAACCGACCAGGACGAGGTCCTGTTCGTGCCCATCACCACCTACATGCGCAGGGCCAGCAACCAGAGCTGGGTCGGCGGCGTGTTCCTGCGGTTGGCCAAGAACGCCGGGCTCGACGAGGTGGAGGCCTCGGTCAAGGCGGTCATGCGCCGCAGGCACAACATCGACCCCGGCGAGGACGACGACTTCGGGGCGCTGTCCCCGCGCGATGCGGTCAAGGTCCAGCGGCAGGCTCTGGATCTCATGACCACCCTGGGCGGCATCACCTCTTCCATCTCGTTCGGCGTGGGCGGGCTGGGCATCCTGTCCATCATGATCCTGGTGGTCCGATCCCGCCGGGTGGAGATCGGCGTGCGCCGGGCCGTGGGCGGACGGCGGCGGGACATCGTGCGCCAGTTCCTGTTCGAGTCCGGCCTCATGGCCGGTGTGGGCGGCGGGCTGGGCGTTGCGGCCACCGTGCTCCTGGTTGTGGTCGGTTGCGGTCTGGCCGACCTCCCGGTCATCATCGATCCGCTCAGCCTCGGCGTCACCCTGTTCGGCTCCTGCCTGCTCGGCCTTGCAGCCGGAGCCTACCCTGCCTGGCAGGCCGCCAGGATCGAGATTCTCGACGTCTTGAAGATTTGA
- a CDS encoding DUF3431 domain-containing protein, whose translation MAAAVQVIIARYREDIAWAESLGYNYIVYDKGGNNDPTARNLKNIGREGHTYLTHIVREYDRLADMNIFLQGDPFDHIHDQGRATVDILRGQLEEAIRRMAPFKGLAWFKLKCDALGRPHDLRKPGNRGRWAGWGKDIPLGETFERLFGAPMPGQIIARAATGNFCVTGERIRTRPKAFYEYALSLIEADAQDENNTGHAFERLWQHVFNGNTAWNRDRYDPVHGAGPPDRG comes from the coding sequence ATGGCTGCTGCGGTCCAGGTGATCATAGCCCGCTACCGTGAGGACATTGCATGGGCCGAGTCGCTCGGCTACAATTACATTGTGTATGACAAGGGCGGCAACAATGATCCAACCGCCCGTAATCTCAAGAACATAGGGCGCGAAGGCCACACCTATCTCACCCATATCGTGCGGGAATACGACCGACTCGCCGACATGAACATCTTTTTGCAGGGCGACCCTTTTGATCATATTCATGATCAGGGGCGGGCCACGGTGGACATCCTGCGCGGACAGCTTGAAGAGGCAATCCGACGCATGGCGCCGTTCAAGGGGCTGGCCTGGTTCAAGCTCAAGTGCGATGCACTGGGCCGTCCGCACGACCTGCGCAAACCCGGGAACAGGGGCCGCTGGGCCGGTTGGGGCAAGGACATCCCGCTGGGGGAGACCTTTGAACGGTTGTTCGGCGCGCCCATGCCCGGCCAGATCATCGCCCGCGCGGCCACGGGCAATTTCTGCGTCACCGGCGAGCGAATCCGGACGCGCCCGAAGGCGTTTTACGAGTATGCCCTGAGCCTGATCGAGGCGGACGCGCAGGATGAGAACAACACGGGCCACGCCTTCGAGCGGCTGTGGCAGCACGTGTTCAACGGCAACACGGCCTGGAACCGGGACCGGTATGATCCGGTTCACGGGGCGGGTCCGCCTGATCGGGGGTGA
- the larC gene encoding nickel pincer cofactor biosynthesis protein LarC yields the protein MDGHDNLNTGDRLHTLYLDCSTGVSGDMLLAALGHALEEFSGEGEGFSRLDKDLRTLGLHGFDLEWSVKHIAGITTHHVDVVQTANQPLRHYTDIKGLIEGSGLGGRARERSIRALRLLGEAEAKVHGVDLEMVHFHEIGAVDTIVDICGTMLLLDALDIDSVTCSPVDLGSGFVRCAHGKLPVPAPACAELAKGLTTFGSDCSMERATPTGLAILRTVVDGFGSLPLGTVKAVGYGSGTRSSKEQPTFVRAMLLAEHGTRGTDRV from the coding sequence ATGGACGGGCATGACAACCTCAACACCGGAGATCGCTTGCACACCCTGTATCTCGACTGCTCCACCGGCGTAAGTGGAGACATGCTGCTGGCCGCACTCGGCCATGCCCTGGAGGAATTTTCCGGAGAAGGCGAGGGTTTCTCGCGTCTTGACAAGGATTTGCGGACACTCGGCCTGCACGGCTTCGACCTTGAGTGGTCGGTGAAGCACATCGCCGGAATCACCACCCACCATGTGGACGTGGTCCAGACCGCGAACCAGCCTCTCAGGCACTATACGGACATCAAGGGGTTGATCGAGGGGAGCGGCCTGGGCGGTCGGGCCAGGGAACGGTCTATCAGGGCCCTGCGGTTGCTGGGCGAGGCCGAGGCCAAGGTCCACGGCGTGGATCTCGAAATGGTTCATTTTCATGAAATCGGGGCTGTGGATACTATTGTGGATATTTGTGGAACAATGCTTCTTCTGGATGCCCTCGACATTGATTCAGTGACCTGTTCGCCAGTGGATCTCGGCTCGGGATTCGTGCGCTGCGCGCACGGTAAATTGCCAGTACCAGCACCAGCTTGCGCGGAACTGGCCAAGGGCCTGACCACGTTTGGATCAGACTGCTCCATGGAGCGGGCCACACCAACCGGTCTGGCCATCTTGCGGACGGTTGTGGATGGTTTCGGTTCCCTGCCGCTCGGAACGGTCAAGGCCGTGGGCTACGGCTCGGGCACCAGGTCGTCCAAGGAGCAGCCCACCTTTGTCCGGGCCATGCTCCTGGCCGAGCACGGCACACGCGGGACGGATCGGGTGTAG
- the larB gene encoding nickel pincer cofactor biosynthesis protein LarB, whose product MSLDDLLDDFEAGTVSRAALKKELLRQSFIDAGCAKLDHLRASRTGGPEVVYCEGKTPEQVAAIFGHAASHMGCILGTRADRSHFEAIAPSLGAVYDEVSGLITLGELPKVPCGKVVVVSAGTSDLPVAEEAAGTAEYLGSRVERHFDCGVAGIHRLFSVLGDLNDASVIVAVAGMEGALPSVVGGLSEPPIIAVPTSVGYGANFQGLAALLTMMNSCAPGIGVVNIDNGFGAGFLAHKINLLAAA is encoded by the coding sequence ATGAGTCTGGACGACTTGCTGGATGATTTCGAAGCAGGAACCGTATCCCGCGCAGCGTTGAAAAAAGAACTGCTTCGCCAGTCGTTTATCGATGCCGGATGCGCCAAGCTGGATCATTTGCGCGCCTCCCGTACCGGCGGCCCGGAGGTGGTGTACTGCGAGGGCAAGACGCCTGAGCAGGTGGCGGCCATCTTCGGTCACGCCGCAAGCCATATGGGCTGCATCCTCGGCACCCGTGCCGATCGTTCGCATTTCGAGGCCATCGCCCCGAGCCTGGGAGCCGTGTATGACGAGGTGTCCGGGCTGATCACACTGGGCGAGCTGCCCAAGGTCCCTTGCGGCAAGGTGGTAGTGGTGTCCGCCGGGACGTCGGACCTGCCCGTGGCCGAAGAGGCGGCGGGCACGGCGGAGTATCTGGGGAGCCGGGTCGAGCGCCATTTCGACTGCGGCGTGGCGGGCATCCACAGGTTGTTTTCGGTGCTGGGCGACCTGAACGACGCCTCGGTGATCGTGGCCGTGGCGGGCATGGAAGGCGCCCTCCCATCGGTGGTTGGCGGGCTGTCTGAGCCACCGATCATTGCGGTGCCCACCTCGGTGGGCTACGGAGCGAATTTCCAGGGGCTGGCCGCCCTGCTGACCATGATGAACTCGTGCGCGCCGGGCATTGGCGTGGTCAACATAGACAACGGGTTCGGGGCCGGGTTCCTGGCCCACAAGATCAACCTGCTGGCTGCCGCATGA
- a CDS encoding asparagine synthase-related protein, producing the protein MNVDDLIRCIDHRADKDRQVVVALSGGVDSGLTAWAAHAALADRALAATVVSELTPARETSRAEGVASHIGIAFQPISISVLRDTRVRANGPDRCYHCKYLIFKTLTEAFKPDTLFMDGTNADDDPSRPGLRALKEYGVWSPLRETGLGKAAVRDMARAAGLPNWDAPSESCLAARIPRGVPLDAEALRVVETLEAHCHGLGVETLRVHYDDMVAIVEYLPQYAGIMNKYRDSVVALAQRIGVRSCQFKEWNG; encoded by the coding sequence ATGAATGTGGACGACCTGATACGCTGCATCGACCACAGGGCCGACAAGGACCGGCAGGTGGTGGTCGCCCTGTCCGGCGGCGTCGACAGTGGTCTGACGGCCTGGGCCGCCCATGCCGCATTGGCAGACAGGGCCCTGGCGGCCACAGTGGTCTCCGAGTTGACGCCCGCCCGGGAAACGTCCCGGGCCGAGGGGGTGGCCTCGCACATCGGCATTGCCTTTCAACCAATCAGCATATCGGTCCTCCGCGACACCCGCGTTCGCGCCAATGGGCCTGACCGGTGCTACCACTGCAAGTATCTGATTTTCAAGACGTTAACCGAAGCTTTCAAGCCGGATACGCTGTTCATGGATGGCACCAATGCGGACGACGATCCAAGCAGGCCGGGGCTGAGGGCCCTCAAGGAGTATGGGGTGTGGTCGCCGCTGCGCGAAACGGGTTTGGGCAAGGCTGCCGTCCGCGACATGGCCCGGGCGGCGGGGTTGCCCAATTGGGACGCGCCGTCCGAGAGTTGCCTGGCCGCACGCATTCCCCGGGGGGTGCCCCTCGATGCCGAGGCTCTGCGTGTGGTGGAGACACTGGAGGCGCATTGCCATGGACTTGGCGTCGAGACCCTCCGGGTGCACTATGATGATATGGTGGCGATTGTGGAGTATCTGCCACAATATGCCGGGATAATGAATAAATACCGTGATAGTGTTGTGGCTCTCGCACAGCGGATCGGGGTGCGATCATGTCAATTCAAGGAGTGGAACGGATGA
- a CDS encoding MATE family efflux transporter — translation MTIKRWSANGGYGEALKIGLPLVVSMLSSTVMTFTDRMFLGGYSLHALSASVPASIAAFLFMCFFMGVVEYAGVFVAQYTGAGQPHKVGRAIWQGLWFCVPAGLILAGMWFLAEPLFVLGDHPPEVMRLEVIYFRILSLGGLPFLLGLGLSCFFSGRGLTKPIMVVTMIGTIINVPLDYCLIYGIGPFPELGIAGAGIATVIGYTLPVLMYARLVFTAENERTYRVRSAWRLDRDLFSRFMRFGLPGGVEFFLDIFAISFFVFMIGRFGEVELASTSAVFSIYNLAFMPIIGLNIAASIMVGQAMGDRNVAQASYATQSVFHLAMAYMAVMAVLFVVFPEFLLNLFRTRGEGPSDFSAVVDMGVVLMRYAAAFTLLDAVAIIYVGGLKGAGDTRFIMVVIGVASAVCMIGPILALYMLGARNIHGPWICLLAYVVFLATAFIVRFKKGPWQRIEVIDHKAAG, via the coding sequence ATGACGATAAAAAGATGGTCGGCAAACGGAGGGTATGGGGAGGCCCTGAAGATCGGGTTGCCGTTGGTGGTGAGCATGCTCTCCTCGACGGTCATGACGTTCACTGATCGCATGTTTCTGGGCGGGTATTCCCTGCATGCGCTGTCCGCCTCGGTCCCGGCTTCCATCGCCGCCTTTTTGTTCATGTGTTTTTTCATGGGCGTGGTCGAATACGCCGGGGTGTTCGTGGCCCAGTACACGGGTGCCGGCCAGCCGCACAAGGTGGGCCGCGCCATATGGCAGGGTTTGTGGTTTTGCGTTCCCGCAGGCCTGATCCTGGCCGGAATGTGGTTCCTGGCCGAGCCTCTCTTCGTTCTGGGCGACCACCCGCCGGAGGTCATGCGTCTGGAAGTGATCTACTTCCGGATTCTCAGCCTGGGCGGGCTGCCCTTTCTCCTGGGACTCGGCCTGTCCTGTTTCTTTTCCGGGCGGGGACTGACCAAGCCGATCATGGTGGTGACCATGATCGGGACAATCATCAATGTTCCGCTCGATTACTGCCTGATCTACGGTATCGGTCCGTTTCCCGAGCTGGGTATCGCGGGGGCGGGCATCGCCACGGTCATCGGCTACACGCTGCCTGTGCTGATGTATGCCCGGCTGGTCTTCACCGCCGAGAACGAACGCACCTACCGGGTGCGTTCGGCCTGGCGGCTCGACAGGGACCTGTTCAGCCGGTTCATGCGCTTCGGATTGCCCGGAGGCGTGGAGTTCTTTCTCGACATCTTCGCCATCTCGTTTTTCGTGTTCATGATCGGCAGGTTCGGCGAGGTGGAGCTGGCCTCCACCAGCGCGGTCTTCTCCATTTACAACCTGGCGTTCATGCCGATCATCGGGTTGAACATCGCGGCGTCCATCATGGTCGGCCAGGCCATGGGCGACCGCAACGTTGCCCAGGCTTCCTATGCCACGCAATCCGTGTTCCACCTGGCCATGGCTTACATGGCCGTCATGGCCGTGCTGTTCGTGGTTTTCCCCGAGTTCCTGCTCAACCTCTTCAGGACAAGGGGTGAAGGGCCAAGCGATTTCAGCGCGGTGGTGGACATGGGGGTCGTGCTCATGCGCTACGCCGCTGCCTTCACCCTGCTGGACGCCGTGGCCATCATCTATGTGGGCGGCCTCAAGGGGGCCGGTGACACTCGATTCATCATGGTGGTCATCGGCGTGGCCTCGGCGGTCTGCATGATCGGCCCGATCCTGGCCCTGTACATGCTCGGCGCGCGCAACATCCACGGGCCGTGGATATGCCTGCTGGCCTACGTCGTGTTCCTGGCCACCGCCTTTATCGTCCGGTTCAAGAAGGGGCCCTGGCAGCGGATCGAGGTGATCGACCACAAGGCCGCCGGCTAA
- a CDS encoding MarR family winged helix-turn-helix transcriptional regulator, with protein sequence MLNDQDKKFYAHLSRMQRLYARSLAKRLASHGVKPGYIDILDRLWQRDNVTQKALHSTLDIEQATLSNTLKRMERDNILSRVRNPQDRRMTYIVLTEHGRGLHKVVNASLDDVQATATTGLTVNDRRYFYRILRQMTEHLEADLDETALILVDEVQE encoded by the coding sequence GTGCTCAACGATCAGGACAAGAAGTTTTACGCCCACCTGTCGCGCATGCAGCGTCTCTACGCGCGATCCCTGGCCAAAAGGCTCGCATCCCATGGCGTGAAACCCGGGTATATCGATATCCTCGACCGACTCTGGCAACGGGACAACGTCACCCAGAAGGCCCTGCATTCCACCCTCGACATCGAGCAGGCGACCCTGTCCAACACCCTGAAACGCATGGAGCGCGACAACATTCTTTCCCGTGTCCGCAACCCGCAGGACAGAAGAATGACCTACATCGTGCTGACCGAACACGGTCGCGGGCTTCACAAGGTGGTCAATGCCTCCCTGGACGATGTGCAGGCCACGGCAACCACGGGGCTGACCGTCAATGACCGCCGGTATTTCTACCGCATTCTCAGGCAGATGACGGAACACCTGGAAGCGGACCTTGACGAAACCGCACTGATCCTTGTCGATGAGGTCCAGGAATAG
- a CDS encoding helix-turn-helix domain-containing protein — protein sequence MDNPHAPKPPNLLTVREVAEFLRVHQRTAYRLITGGSIKAVKIGSQWRVPESALMEFLESGFQAAEESRGKKDSRNPDQFKLPLE from the coding sequence ATGGACAACCCACATGCACCCAAGCCACCGAACCTGCTCACAGTACGGGAAGTTGCGGAGTTTTTACGGGTGCACCAGCGGACGGCGTACAGGCTGATTACTGGCGGGAGCATCAAGGCGGTCAAGATCGGGAGCCAGTGGCGCGTCCCGGAATCCGCGTTGATGGAATTTTTGGAGAGTGGATTCCAGGCGGCGGAAGAATCCAGGGGGAAGAAGGATTCCCGCAACCCGGATCAGTTCAAACTCCCATTGGAGTAA
- a CDS encoding ATP-dependent 6-phosphofructokinase → MAKSKLDFETRIPRLGTPKIPSPLTHFRHVDESVPVTLMLTSGELNELDTDILKKKFEKGGPREKLYFDPSKTKCAIVTCGGLCPGINDVIRSIVNEANYHYGIRTVLGITNGLRGFIPDYGYDIKELTPESVSNIHQFGGTILSSSRGLQDPEVIADSLERLNVNILFVIGGDGAMRAARSIVDEVSRRKRKVSIIGIPKTIDNDINFITRSFGFDTAVEKAAEAIRCAHVEATGVDHGVGLVKLMGREAGFIATQASLAMQEVNFLLVPEQRFTLDGEGGLLNALERRLRERGHAVIVCAEGAGQDLLGGPLERDPSGNPKLGDICGHIITGLKDHCRKQDIEMNIKFIDPSYLIRSVPANAGDRVYCGFLGQNAVHAAMAGKTGMVVTRLKSSMVHLPLELVTTKRRTINVNSEFWFSAMESTGQMEYLK, encoded by the coding sequence ATGGCAAAAAGCAAATTGGATTTCGAAACACGGATTCCCCGCCTGGGAACCCCGAAGATTCCATCCCCGCTTACCCACTTCCGCCACGTGGACGAGTCCGTCCCGGTCACCCTCATGCTCACCAGCGGGGAACTGAACGAACTGGATACCGACATCCTGAAAAAGAAATTCGAAAAGGGAGGGCCCAGAGAGAAACTCTATTTCGATCCCTCCAAGACCAAATGCGCCATAGTCACCTGCGGCGGCCTCTGCCCCGGCATCAACGACGTGATACGGTCCATCGTCAATGAGGCCAACTACCACTACGGCATCCGGACCGTGCTCGGCATCACCAACGGGCTTCGCGGCTTCATTCCCGATTATGGGTATGATATCAAGGAGTTGACGCCCGAGTCAGTGAGCAATATCCATCAGTTCGGCGGAACGATCCTCAGCTCCTCGCGCGGCCTTCAGGACCCCGAGGTGATCGCCGACTCCCTTGAACGGCTCAATGTGAATATCCTGTTCGTCATCGGCGGGGACGGCGCCATGCGGGCCGCCCGTTCCATCGTGGACGAGGTCTCCCGGCGCAAGCGCAAGGTGTCGATCATCGGCATTCCCAAAACCATCGACAACGATATCAATTTCATCACCCGGTCCTTTGGTTTCGACACCGCAGTTGAAAAGGCTGCCGAGGCCATCCGCTGTGCCCATGTGGAGGCCACGGGCGTGGACCATGGGGTCGGGCTGGTCAAGCTCATGGGGCGTGAGGCCGGGTTCATCGCCACCCAGGCCTCGCTGGCCATGCAGGAGGTCAATTTCCTGCTCGTGCCGGAACAGCGGTTCACCCTGGACGGCGAAGGCGGTCTTTTGAATGCGCTGGAGCGCCGACTCCGTGAACGGGGCCACGCAGTCATCGTCTGCGCCGAAGGCGCCGGACAGGACCTGCTCGGCGGCCCCCTGGAGAGAGACCCCTCGGGCAACCCGAAATTGGGCGACATCTGCGGCCATATCATTACCGGACTCAAGGACCACTGCCGAAAGCAGGACATTGAGATGAACATCAAGTTCATCGACCCCAGCTACCTGATCCGGTCGGTTCCGGCCAATGCCGGGGACAGAGTCTACTGCGGCTTCCTCGGGCAGAACGCGGTCCATGCGGCCATGGCCGGGAAAACCGGCATGGTCGTGACCCGCCTCAAGTCGAGCATGGTCCACCTGCCGTTGGAGCTGGTCACCACCAAGCGGCGGACCATCAACGTCAATTCGGAGTTCTGGTTTTCGGCCATGGAATCGACCGGACAGATGGAATATCTGAAATAA
- the rfaE1 gene encoding D-glycero-beta-D-manno-heptose-7-phosphate kinase, producing MSREKIHSAITGLAGHKVMIIGDLMLDHYLMGVVERISPEAPVPVVRVESESHLLGGAGNVARNIASLGGASLLVGVVGDDRDGVLLDRMCADAKLVTRLIVDTHRPTTKKTRIIAHNQQVVRVDHEQADAISTDTLDMLMQTVEAEIADYPVVIISDYGKGTVSEEFMRRFMALVDGLSSRPLVLVDPKTANYDRYQGVDLLTPNTKEAGEGAGFPVSGQESVIRAGHALFDRLNCNNLLITLGPDGMALFEGRQTVRHIPTFARKVFDVTGAGDTVIATTALALSAGHDLLTSCTLANYAAGVVVAQVGAAIATPEDLRETVDELPEPVVSGW from the coding sequence ATGTCACGCGAAAAGATCCATTCGGCTATCACCGGCCTTGCAGGCCATAAGGTCATGATCATCGGCGACCTCATGCTTGACCATTATCTGATGGGCGTGGTTGAGCGCATCTCGCCCGAGGCTCCGGTCCCCGTGGTCCGTGTGGAATCCGAGTCCCACCTTTTGGGCGGGGCCGGCAACGTGGCCCGTAATATAGCTTCCCTGGGCGGGGCCTCCCTGCTTGTCGGCGTTGTGGGCGACGACCGCGACGGCGTGCTCCTGGACCGTATGTGTGCCGACGCGAAGCTCGTCACCCGGCTCATCGTGGACACCCACCGCCCCACCACCAAGAAGACCCGTATCATCGCCCACAATCAGCAGGTCGTGCGCGTGGATCACGAACAGGCGGACGCCATCTCCACCGACACACTGGACATGCTCATGCAGACCGTGGAGGCCGAAATAGCCGACTACCCGGTGGTCATCATCTCCGATTACGGCAAAGGAACCGTGTCCGAGGAATTCATGCGCCGGTTCATGGCCCTGGTGGACGGCCTCTCTTCGCGCCCGCTGGTCCTGGTGGACCCGAAGACCGCCAATTACGACCGCTATCAGGGCGTGGACCTGCTCACTCCCAACACCAAGGAAGCTGGCGAAGGCGCGGGGTTTCCGGTCTCCGGGCAGGAGTCCGTCATCCGGGCCGGTCATGCCCTCTTCGACCGCCTCAACTGCAACAACCTGCTCATCACCCTCGGCCCCGACGGCATGGCCCTTTTCGAGGGAAGACAGACCGTCAGGCACATCCCGACCTTTGCGCGCAAGGTATTCGACGTGACCGGCGCGGGCGATACCGTCATCGCCACCACCGCCCTCGCCCTTTCTGCCGGTCACGACCTGCTGACTTCCTGCACCCTGGCCAATTATGCGGCGGGCGTGGTCGTTGCCCAGGTAGGCGCGGCTATCGCCACCCCGGAAGACCTCAGGGAAACAGTTGACGAACTGCCGGAGCCAGTGGTTTCGGGCTGGTAA
- a CDS encoding ParB/RepB/Spo0J family partition protein: MTSANRGLGRGLDALLGGVREDEKVTSDSAEVRMIAIESIVPNPHQPRREFSEDALNDLAASIKSRGVLQPVLIRTLGSGSYELVAGERRLRASKLAGLNEIPTLVREMTDQESLAIALIENLQREDLNAVEEALGYQQLQKEFGLSQEELARQVGKSRSAVANSLRLLNLPEAVQADIQKNAISAGHGRAIMAVPDAEPQSQLHRRIVDNGLTVRQAEAQATFYKQNGRLPGAEEIGSAASARSGKSEPKPLDPRLTSLQTSLSDVLGVKVKIFGSLEKGKVTVSYGEEDDLRSFAEKLGVEFG, translated from the coding sequence ATGACATCTGCCAACAGAGGCTTGGGCCGGGGCTTGGACGCCCTGCTCGGCGGCGTACGTGAGGACGAGAAAGTGACTTCCGACTCTGCGGAGGTGCGCATGATTGCGATCGAGTCCATCGTGCCCAACCCACACCAGCCCCGCCGGGAGTTTTCCGAGGACGCCCTCAATGACCTGGCCGCTTCCATCAAGTCCCGCGGCGTGCTGCAGCCTGTCCTTATCCGTACCCTCGGCAGCGGGAGCTATGAACTGGTCGCGGGCGAGCGCCGTCTGCGCGCGTCCAAGCTCGCGGGGTTGAACGAGATTCCCACCCTGGTCCGCGAAATGACCGACCAGGAAAGCCTGGCCATTGCGCTCATCGAGAACCTGCAGCGCGAGGACCTGAACGCGGTTGAAGAGGCGCTCGGCTACCAGCAGCTCCAGAAGGAGTTCGGACTCAGCCAGGAGGAACTGGCCCGTCAGGTGGGCAAGAGCCGTTCCGCCGTAGCCAACTCCCTGCGCCTTTTGAATCTCCCGGAAGCCGTCCAGGCCGATATCCAGAAGAATGCCATCTCTGCGGGCCATGGGCGGGCGATTATGGCGGTGCCCGATGCCGAACCGCAGTCCCAGTTGCACCGGCGTATCGTGGACAACGGGCTGACCGTACGCCAGGCAGAAGCCCAGGCCACCTTCTACAAACAGAACGGGCGGCTGCCCGGGGCCGAAGAAATCGGGTCCGCTGCCTCGGCCCGGTCCGGCAAGTCGGAACCCAAACCCCTTGATCCGAGGCTTACGTCCCTCCAAACTTCGCTGTCCGATGTGCTGGGAGTTAAAGTCAAGATATTTGGCTCTCTGGAAAAGGGCAAGGTTACGGTAAGTTACGGCGAAGAAGACGATTTGCGGTCTTTTGCGGAAAAACTTGGGGTCGAGTTCGGCTAA
- a CDS encoding ParA family protein — MARRIVVANQKGGVGKTTTSVNLAASLAVMEKKVLLVDCDPQGNASSGLGFYPADKRENIYTVLFEPKNVRKAIYETGIPFLDILPGTQDLVGAEIELVDKFGREYYLRELLESVNDEYDFILIDCPPSLGLLTVNALCAATEMLVPLQCEYYALEGIAQLLMTYELVRKRLNTDLDILGVVLTMYDSRNRLSWQVKNEVRKAFPQHLFETIIPRNVRLSEAPSFGKPVINYDIKSRGAEAYLALAQEVEKSTTARG, encoded by the coding sequence GTGGCAAGAAGAATTGTTGTAGCGAACCAAAAAGGCGGGGTCGGCAAGACCACGACCTCGGTGAATCTGGCGGCATCCCTTGCCGTGATGGAAAAGAAGGTGCTTTTGGTGGATTGCGATCCCCAGGGGAACGCTTCCAGTGGCCTTGGATTCTATCCGGCAGACAAGCGGGAGAACATCTACACGGTCCTGTTCGAGCCCAAAAATGTGCGCAAGGCCATCTACGAAACCGGCATTCCGTTCCTGGACATCCTGCCGGGAACACAGGATCTGGTGGGCGCAGAGATCGAACTGGTGGACAAGTTCGGGCGGGAGTACTACCTGCGTGAACTGCTGGAATCCGTGAACGACGAGTATGACTTCATCCTCATCGACTGCCCCCCTTCCTTGGGACTGCTCACGGTCAACGCCCTGTGCGCGGCGACCGAAATGTTGGTCCCGCTGCAGTGCGAGTATTACGCATTGGAGGGCATTGCGCAGCTGTTGATGACATACGAGTTGGTGCGCAAGCGTCTCAACACCGATCTGGATATCCTCGGCGTGGTCCTGACCATGTATGATTCCAGGAACAGGTTGTCGTGGCAGGTCAAGAATGAGGTCCGAAAGGCCTTCCCCCAGCACCTGTTCGAGACGATCATCCCCAGGAATGTGCGGTTAAGCGAGGCGCCGAGCTTTGGTAAACCGGTGATCAACTATGATATTAAATCGCGGGGTGCGGAGGCGTACCTCGCCCTGGCCCAGGAAGTGGAAAAAAGCACTACTGCCAGGGGCTAG